From the Paraburkholderia sp. PREW-6R genome, one window contains:
- a CDS encoding DUF3185 family protein has translation MAKAISIALIVGGIVLLYFGGQAFNSVSSDVSRVLTGSPSSKAIMLIVAGVIATIAGLTGMALSGRRR, from the coding sequence ATGGCGAAAGCGATTTCCATCGCGTTGATTGTGGGCGGTATCGTGTTGCTGTATTTCGGAGGCCAGGCATTCAACTCGGTCAGCAGCGACGTGTCGCGTGTCTTGACCGGGTCGCCCAGCAGCAAGGCAATCATGCTGATCGTGGCCGGCGTGATCGCGACGATTGCCGGACTCACGGGCATGGCGTTGTCCGGTCGCAGGCGCTGA
- the metK gene encoding methionine adenosyltransferase produces MANDYLFTSESVSEGHPDKVADQISDAILDAILAQDKYSRVAAETLCNTGLVVLAGEITTTANVDYIQVARNTIKRIGYDNTDYGIDYRGCAVLVAYDKQSPDIAQGVDRAHDNNLDQGAGDQGLMFGYACEETPELMPLPIHLSHRLVERQANLRRDGRLPWLRPDAKSQVTVRYVDGKPHAIDTVVLSTQHSPDISLDSLREAVIEEVIKPTLPADLIKGDIKFLVNPTGRFVIGGPQGDCGLTGRKIIVDTYGGAAPHGGGAFSGKDPSKVDRSAAYAGRYVAKNIVAAGLASRCLIQVSYAIGVAQPTSVMVNTFGTGRVSDATITKLVQEHFDLRPKGIIQMLDLLRPVYEKSAAYGHFGREEPEFTWEATDKALALAEAAGTEPVAALAE; encoded by the coding sequence GTGGCAAACGACTATCTCTTCACCTCAGAATCCGTTTCCGAAGGCCATCCCGACAAAGTCGCGGACCAGATTTCGGACGCCATCCTCGACGCAATCCTCGCTCAAGACAAATACTCGCGTGTCGCGGCTGAAACGCTGTGCAACACGGGTCTCGTCGTGCTGGCCGGCGAAATCACCACGACCGCCAACGTCGATTACATCCAGGTCGCGCGCAACACGATCAAGCGCATCGGCTACGACAATACGGACTACGGTATCGACTATCGCGGCTGCGCGGTGCTGGTGGCGTACGACAAGCAGTCGCCGGACATCGCGCAGGGCGTGGACCGCGCGCACGACAACAACCTCGATCAGGGCGCCGGCGACCAGGGCCTGATGTTCGGTTATGCGTGTGAAGAAACTCCGGAACTGATGCCGCTGCCGATCCACCTGTCGCACCGTCTCGTGGAGCGTCAGGCGAATCTGCGCCGTGATGGCCGTCTGCCCTGGCTGCGTCCGGATGCGAAGTCACAGGTTACCGTGCGTTATGTCGACGGAAAGCCGCATGCAATCGACACCGTCGTGCTGTCCACGCAGCATTCGCCGGACATCTCGCTCGACTCGCTGCGCGAAGCCGTGATCGAAGAGGTCATCAAGCCGACGCTGCCGGCCGATCTCATCAAGGGCGACATCAAGTTTCTGGTGAACCCCACCGGCCGTTTCGTGATTGGCGGCCCGCAAGGCGACTGCGGGTTGACGGGCCGCAAGATCATCGTCGACACGTACGGCGGCGCGGCGCCGCACGGCGGTGGCGCGTTCTCGGGCAAGGACCCGTCGAAGGTGGACCGTTCGGCCGCCTACGCCGGCCGTTATGTTGCCAAGAACATCGTGGCCGCGGGACTGGCATCGCGCTGCCTGATCCAGGTGTCGTACGCTATCGGCGTGGCTCAACCCACTTCGGTGATGGTCAACACGTTCGGCACCGGCCGCGTGTCGGACGCGACCATTACGAAACTGGTTCAGGAGCACTTCGATCTGCGTCCGAAGGGCATCATCCAGATGCTCGATCTGCTGCGCCCGGTCTATGAAAAGAGCGCCGCATATGGCCACTTCGGCCGCGAAGAGCCGGAATTCACGTGGGAAGCCACGGACAAGGCATTGGCGCTTGCCGAAGCCGCCGGTACGGAACCGGTTGCCGCGCTGGCTGAGTAA
- the hslV gene encoding ATP-dependent protease subunit HslV yields the protein MEQFHGTTIVSVRRGNKVALGGDGQVTLGNIVMKGGAKKVRRIYNGKVLVGFAGGTADAFSLLDRFEAKLEKHQGNLTRAAVELAKDWRTDRMLRRLEAMLITADATTTLVITGNGDVLDPEGGICAIGSGGSYAQAAAIALAQNTELSPREIVEKSLEIAGDMCIYTNHNRVIETIE from the coding sequence ATGGAGCAATTTCACGGCACGACGATCGTCTCCGTGCGCCGCGGCAACAAGGTCGCGCTAGGCGGCGACGGCCAGGTCACACTGGGCAACATCGTGATGAAGGGCGGTGCGAAGAAGGTCCGGCGCATTTACAACGGCAAGGTACTGGTCGGCTTCGCCGGCGGCACCGCCGACGCCTTCTCACTGCTCGACCGCTTCGAAGCGAAGCTGGAAAAACATCAGGGCAATCTCACGCGCGCCGCTGTGGAACTGGCGAAAGACTGGCGCACCGACCGCATGCTGCGCCGGCTGGAGGCCATGCTGATCACCGCCGACGCTACCACCACGCTCGTGATCACCGGTAACGGCGACGTGCTCGACCCCGAGGGCGGCATCTGTGCGATCGGCTCCGGCGGCTCGTACGCGCAGGCCGCCGCAATTGCGTTGGCTCAGAACACCGAACTGTCGCCCCGCGAAATCGTGGAGAAGTCGCTGGAAATTGCCGGCGACATGTGCATCTACACGAACCATAACCGCGTCATCGAGACGATCGAGTAA
- a CDS encoding GTP-binding protein, translating to MIPVTILTGFLGSGKTTLLKRILSEKHGMKIAVIENEFGEENIDNDILVQDTGEQIIQMSNGCICCTIRGDLARVLGDLAAQKQEGKLDFDRVVIETTGLANPGPVAQTFFMDDQIASEFLLDAIITLVDAKHANHQLDEHEVVQRQVGFADRLFITKADLVDEKHIGDLRHRLLHMNPKATIKVVNFGDADIKEIFDLRGFNLNSKLEIDPDFLVEDEHAHSHAHAHDEHGHTHDDHGHDHADCDHDHGQCAHEGHDHAHHHHAHHDDKIKSFVYRSDRPFDPNKLEDFLGGILQIYGEHLLRYKGVLYMKGVDRKVVFQGVHQMMGSDLAAKWQPAEKKTNKMVFIGIELPKDLITDGLDACLA from the coding sequence ATGATCCCAGTCACCATCCTGACCGGCTTTCTCGGCAGCGGCAAAACCACGCTGCTCAAGCGCATCCTGAGCGAAAAGCACGGCATGAAGATCGCCGTGATCGAGAACGAGTTCGGCGAGGAAAACATCGACAACGACATCCTCGTGCAGGACACGGGCGAACAGATCATCCAGATGAGCAACGGCTGCATCTGCTGCACGATACGCGGCGATCTGGCGCGCGTGCTGGGCGATCTGGCGGCGCAGAAGCAGGAAGGCAAGCTGGATTTCGACCGTGTCGTGATCGAGACAACGGGTCTCGCGAATCCGGGCCCGGTTGCGCAGACGTTTTTCATGGACGACCAGATCGCGAGCGAATTCCTGCTCGACGCGATCATCACGCTGGTGGACGCGAAGCACGCGAATCATCAGCTGGACGAGCATGAGGTCGTACAGCGCCAGGTCGGGTTCGCGGATCGACTGTTCATTACCAAGGCCGATCTGGTCGACGAAAAGCACATTGGCGATTTGCGCCACCGTCTGCTGCATATGAATCCGAAAGCCACGATCAAGGTCGTGAATTTCGGCGACGCGGATATCAAGGAAATTTTCGATCTGCGCGGCTTCAATCTGAACTCGAAGCTGGAAATCGACCCGGATTTCCTCGTCGAGGACGAGCATGCGCACAGCCATGCCCACGCGCATGACGAACACGGCCATACGCACGATGACCACGGCCACGATCACGCGGATTGCGATCACGACCACGGCCAGTGTGCGCACGAAGGCCACGATCATGCGCATCACCATCACGCGCACCATGACGACAAGATCAAGTCGTTCGTCTATCGCAGCGATCGTCCGTTCGATCCGAACAAGCTCGAAGATTTCCTCGGCGGCATTCTGCAGATTTACGGCGAGCACCTGTTGCGCTACAAGGGCGTGCTGTACATGAAGGGCGTGGACCGCAAGGTGGTGTTTCAGGGCGTGCATCAGATGATGGGCAGTGACCTCGCCGCAAAATGGCAGCCCGCTGAGAAGAAAACCAACAAGATGGTGTTCATCGGCATCGAACTGCCGAAAGACTTGATCACCGACGGTCTCGACGCCTGCCTCGCCTGA
- the dksA gene encoding RNA polymerase-binding protein DksA, producing the protein MTTKRLLTEAEILKMSDKDYMNEDQLAFFKNKLEQLQADILRNAGQTTENLRETVIVPDPADRATIEEEHALELRTRDRERKLLKKVQQSIARIDSGDYGWCEETGEPIGIPRLLARPTATLSLEAQERRELRQKLFGD; encoded by the coding sequence ATGACGACGAAACGACTCTTGACCGAAGCCGAAATCCTGAAGATGAGCGACAAGGATTACATGAATGAGGATCAGCTCGCCTTCTTCAAGAACAAGCTCGAACAGCTGCAGGCGGACATTCTCCGCAATGCCGGCCAGACGACCGAGAACCTGCGCGAAACGGTAATCGTGCCGGACCCGGCCGACCGCGCAACGATCGAGGAAGAGCATGCGCTGGAACTGCGCACGCGCGACCGCGAACGCAAGCTGCTGAAAAAAGTGCAGCAGTCGATCGCGCGGATCGATTCCGGCGATTACGGCTGGTGCGAAGAGACCGGCGAGCCGATCGGCATTCCGCGTCTGCTTGCCCGGCCCACAGCCACGCTGTCGCTGGAAGCGCAGGAACGCCGCGAATTGCGCCAGAAGCTGTTCGGCGACTGA
- a CDS encoding lipid A biosynthesis lauroyl acyltransferase translates to MLSRFGARLAIGLLKFFALLPYGLVARMGDGLGWLLYQIPSRRKRIVHTNLKLCFPEWSDERREDVAQKHFRHAIRSYLERSVQWFGSAKKLEKLIEVDSEIDLLDPNLPPTLFLGFHFVGIEAGSIFLNYSLKRQCGSLYQPMSNPELEEVAKAARARFGADMASRADSARIVLRWLRERKPVMLGADMDYGARNSTFVPFFGVPTCTLTAVGRLAKVGHAQVVPFIGEVLPNYKGYRLKVFKPWENYPTGDDDADARRMNAFLEEQIPLMPEQYYWVHKRFKTRPPGVPSVY, encoded by the coding sequence ATGTTGAGCCGCTTTGGCGCGAGGCTCGCAATCGGGCTGCTCAAATTTTTTGCGTTGTTGCCCTACGGTCTGGTCGCTCGCATGGGTGATGGGCTCGGCTGGCTGCTCTATCAGATTCCGAGCCGCCGCAAGCGCATCGTGCATACCAACCTGAAGCTGTGCTTTCCCGAATGGAGCGACGAGCGTCGTGAAGACGTTGCGCAGAAGCATTTCCGTCACGCGATCCGCAGCTACCTGGAGCGCAGCGTGCAATGGTTCGGCTCCGCGAAGAAGCTGGAAAAGCTGATCGAGGTCGACAGCGAAATCGATCTGCTCGATCCGAATCTGCCGCCCACGCTGTTCCTCGGCTTTCACTTCGTCGGGATCGAGGCAGGTTCGATCTTCCTGAATTATTCGCTCAAGCGCCAATGCGGGTCGCTGTACCAGCCGATGTCGAATCCCGAACTGGAGGAAGTGGCCAAAGCGGCGCGCGCCCGTTTCGGCGCGGACATGGCAAGCCGCGCCGACAGTGCGCGCATCGTGCTGCGCTGGCTGCGCGAACGCAAGCCGGTCATGCTTGGCGCCGACATGGACTACGGCGCGCGCAACTCCACGTTCGTGCCGTTCTTCGGCGTGCCAACCTGCACGCTGACCGCGGTGGGACGCCTCGCGAAGGTGGGCCATGCGCAGGTGGTGCCGTTCATTGGCGAGGTGTTGCCGAACTACAAGGGCTATCGGCTGAAGGTGTTCAAGCCGTGGGAGAACTACCCGACCGGCGACGACGACGCAGACGCACGGCGCATGAACGCGTTCCTCGAAGAGCAGATTCCGCTGATGCCCGAGCAGTATTACTGGGTGCACAAGCGCTTCAAGACCCGGCCGCCGGGTGTACCGAGCGTGTATTGA
- a CDS encoding class I SAM-dependent rRNA methyltransferase, translating to MNTVTLKPSKEKSLLRRHPWVYANAIDRIDGHPAPGATVLVRAHDGRFLARAAYSPHSQIRARVWSFDETEPIDHAFFKRRVQRALAHRQTMVHDTGATRLVFGEADGLPGLIVDYYVTEDAGQRSQIVCQFMAAGVEAWKEAIVAALVGATGCPNVYERSDVSIRQKEGLEQTTGVLAGEPPSDELIASENGVRYHVDVRNGHKTGFYVDQRDNRLLVQQLAQGRDVLNCFCYTGGFSLAALKGGAQRVVSIDSSGDALAIAQQNVAANGFDAERAQWLDADAFKTLRRLADEGERFDLVVLDPPKFAPSREHVDRASRAYKDINLTGLKLLRPGGLLFTYSCSGAIDAELFQKIVSGAAADARVDARILKRLGAGVDHPLLTAFPEGEYLKGLLLQIA from the coding sequence ATGAATACCGTTACGCTCAAACCGTCGAAAGAAAAATCGCTGCTGCGCCGCCACCCGTGGGTGTATGCCAATGCGATCGATCGCATCGACGGCCATCCCGCGCCCGGCGCGACCGTGCTGGTGCGCGCGCACGACGGCCGTTTTCTGGCGCGCGCCGCCTACAGCCCGCATTCGCAGATCCGCGCACGTGTGTGGAGCTTCGACGAGACGGAGCCGATCGACCACGCGTTCTTCAAGCGCCGCGTGCAGCGCGCACTCGCGCATCGCCAGACGATGGTCCACGATACCGGCGCAACGCGGCTGGTTTTCGGCGAGGCGGACGGCCTGCCCGGCTTGATCGTCGATTATTACGTCACCGAGGACGCAGGCCAGCGCAGCCAGATCGTCTGCCAGTTCATGGCCGCGGGCGTCGAGGCGTGGAAGGAGGCGATCGTCGCGGCGCTGGTCGGCGCGACCGGCTGCCCGAACGTCTACGAGCGCTCGGACGTATCGATCCGTCAGAAAGAAGGCCTCGAACAGACCACCGGCGTGCTGGCGGGCGAACCGCCGTCGGACGAGTTGATCGCGAGCGAGAACGGCGTGCGCTATCACGTCGACGTGCGCAACGGCCACAAGACCGGCTTTTATGTCGACCAGCGCGATAACCGGCTGCTGGTGCAGCAACTTGCGCAGGGACGCGACGTGCTGAACTGTTTCTGCTACACGGGTGGCTTCTCGCTCGCGGCGCTCAAGGGCGGCGCACAACGCGTGGTCTCGATCGATTCGTCCGGTGATGCACTGGCGATCGCGCAGCAGAACGTGGCGGCGAACGGCTTCGACGCCGAACGCGCTCAATGGCTCGACGCCGATGCGTTCAAGACGCTGCGCCGTCTCGCCGACGAAGGCGAGCGCTTCGACCTGGTGGTGCTCGATCCGCCGAAATTCGCGCCGTCTCGCGAGCATGTGGACCGCGCGTCGCGCGCGTATAAGGACATCAATCTGACCGGCCTGAAGCTGTTGCGCCCGGGCGGCCTGCTCTTCACGTACTCGTGCTCCGGCGCGATCGACGCCGAACTGTTCCAGAAGATCGTCTCCGGCGCGGCGGCCGACGCGCGCGTCGACGCGCGCATACTCAAGCGGCTCGGCGCGGGCGTCGATCACCCGCTGCTCACAGCGTTCCCGGAAGGTGAATACCTGAAAGGCCTGCTGTTGCAAATCGCCTGA
- the xerC gene encoding tyrosine recombinase XerC has protein sequence MTQADPITAYLSNLEHERRLSAHTLRGYTHELEQLKLLAKGRPLESLTAVDVRGAVSRAHAGGLSARSISHRLSAWRAFYRWFAGRVDLPANPVATVRAPRQPKSLPKALSVDDATRLMESPPAASAEGLRDHAMLELFYSSGLRLSELVGLDVRFADADGYRSAGWLKLESAEVEVLGKGNRRRVVPVGSKAIDALNAWLAVRDQLVKSDPHPLFVSARGKRMSPNVVRERVKRAALVAGIPANVHPHVLRHSFATHLLQSSGDLRAVQELLGHASITATQVYTALDFQHLAHVYDQAHPRAKKRD, from the coding sequence GTGACCCAAGCCGATCCGATTACCGCCTATCTGTCGAATCTCGAACACGAGCGGCGGCTGTCGGCGCACACGCTGCGCGGCTACACGCATGAACTGGAACAACTGAAGTTGCTGGCCAAAGGTCGGCCGCTCGAAAGCCTCACAGCGGTCGACGTTCGCGGCGCGGTCTCGCGCGCGCACGCCGGCGGCCTGTCCGCACGCTCCATCAGCCACCGGTTGTCGGCCTGGCGCGCGTTTTATCGCTGGTTCGCGGGTCGTGTCGATCTGCCCGCCAATCCCGTCGCCACCGTGCGCGCGCCGAGGCAGCCCAAGTCGTTGCCCAAGGCCCTTTCCGTCGACGACGCCACGCGCCTCATGGAAAGCCCGCCGGCGGCATCGGCGGAAGGCTTGCGCGATCACGCGATGCTCGAACTGTTCTACTCGTCGGGGCTGCGTCTGTCGGAACTCGTGGGTCTCGACGTCCGTTTCGCCGACGCCGACGGCTACCGCTCGGCGGGCTGGCTCAAGCTCGAATCCGCCGAAGTCGAAGTGCTCGGCAAAGGCAACCGGCGCCGTGTCGTGCCGGTCGGCAGCAAGGCGATCGACGCGCTGAACGCCTGGCTTGCGGTGCGCGATCAACTCGTGAAGAGCGATCCGCATCCGCTCTTCGTATCGGCGCGCGGTAAGCGCATGTCGCCGAACGTGGTGCGCGAGCGGGTAAAGCGCGCCGCGCTGGTCGCAGGCATTCCGGCCAACGTGCACCCGCACGTGTTGCGGCATTCGTTCGCCACCCACTTGCTGCAGTCGAGCGGCGATCTGCGCGCGGTGCAGGAACTGCTCGGGCACGCGAGCATTACCGCAACGCAGGTCTATACCGCGCTCGATTTCCAGCATCTCGCCCACGTCTACGATCAGGCGCACCCACGCGCCAAAAAACGCGACTGA
- the dapF gene encoding diaminopimelate epimerase produces MKLKFTKMHGAGNDFVVLDGFTQPVDLTPTQVRALADRHFGVGADQLLLVEQPTVDGVDFRYRIFNCDGGEVEHCGNGARCFVKFVRDRGLTDQRSVRVQVQNGIITLTMQENGEVLVDMGTPVFDPERVPFATKGLAGRREGADTLWPLDVNGTTRWVSVVSMGNPHAVQVVDDVEAFPVLVEGPAIERHARFPQRVNAGFMQIVGRNEVKLRVYERGAGETLACGTGACAAVAAGIRRGLLDAPVQVRTHGGTLTITWDSTKANEPLLMAGPAATVFEGEIELAD; encoded by the coding sequence ATGAAACTGAAATTCACCAAAATGCACGGCGCGGGCAATGACTTCGTCGTGCTCGACGGCTTCACGCAGCCGGTCGACCTCACGCCCACGCAGGTGCGCGCGCTCGCGGACCGGCATTTTGGCGTCGGCGCGGATCAACTGCTGCTGGTCGAACAGCCAACGGTGGACGGCGTCGATTTCAGATACCGGATTTTCAACTGCGACGGCGGCGAGGTCGAGCACTGTGGCAACGGCGCGCGCTGCTTCGTCAAGTTCGTGCGCGATCGCGGTCTGACCGACCAACGCAGCGTGCGCGTCCAGGTGCAGAACGGCATCATCACGCTGACCATGCAGGAAAACGGCGAAGTGCTGGTCGACATGGGCACGCCGGTGTTCGACCCGGAGCGTGTGCCGTTCGCAACCAAGGGCCTTGCCGGCCGCCGCGAAGGTGCGGACACGCTCTGGCCGCTCGACGTGAACGGCACGACGCGCTGGGTGTCGGTCGTGTCGATGGGCAATCCGCACGCCGTGCAGGTCGTCGACGATGTCGAGGCTTTTCCGGTACTTGTCGAGGGTCCGGCGATCGAGCGGCACGCGCGTTTTCCGCAGCGGGTGAATGCCGGTTTCATGCAGATCGTCGGGCGCAACGAGGTCAAACTGCGCGTGTACGAGCGCGGTGCCGGCGAGACGCTGGCGTGCGGCACGGGCGCATGCGCAGCGGTCGCCGCGGGCATTCGCCGCGGGCTGCTGGACGCGCCGGTGCAGGTGCGCACGCACGGCGGCACCCTTACGATCACGTGGGACAGCACGAAGGCAAACGAGCCGCTGCTGATGGCCGGTCCTGCGGCGACCGTCTTCGAAGGCGAAATCGAACTGGCCGATTGA
- a CDS encoding phytanoyl-CoA dioxygenase family protein translates to MSLHSKKEQIHTLREKGFVVVPGLVSPQRCAELKRIAERQLQEAAAPIEFEADLQYPGAPSSKTAPGGHTVRRLLDAYGRDPAFAQWATAPEIHGWMELYFGEEPRLSRAHHNCMMTKHPAYGSLTGWHRDVRYWSFERDDLVSVWLAVGSETVDNGALWFVSGSHAEPFTSDRFDEAKFFRSDREDNQAWIRTAVSPELEAGDVVFFHCNTLHSAGKNISDQVKYSLVYTYHGASNVPLPGTRSAAMPEVAF, encoded by the coding sequence ATGTCACTCCATTCGAAGAAAGAGCAGATTCACACGTTGCGCGAGAAGGGCTTTGTTGTGGTGCCGGGATTGGTGTCGCCGCAGCGTTGTGCCGAGTTGAAGCGGATCGCCGAGCGTCAGTTGCAGGAAGCCGCAGCACCGATCGAGTTCGAGGCCGATTTGCAGTATCCCGGCGCGCCGTCGTCGAAAACTGCGCCGGGTGGACATACCGTGAGGCGCTTGCTCGACGCTTACGGCCGTGACCCGGCATTCGCCCAATGGGCGACCGCGCCGGAAATTCACGGCTGGATGGAGTTGTACTTCGGCGAGGAGCCGCGTCTTTCGCGTGCGCATCACAACTGCATGATGACCAAGCATCCTGCGTATGGCAGTCTGACGGGCTGGCATCGCGACGTGCGGTACTGGTCGTTCGAGCGGGACGATCTGGTGTCGGTGTGGCTCGCGGTCGGCTCCGAAACGGTGGATAACGGCGCGCTGTGGTTCGTGTCGGGGTCGCACGCCGAGCCGTTCACGTCCGACCGTTTCGACGAAGCCAAGTTTTTCCGCTCCGATCGCGAAGACAATCAGGCGTGGATTCGCACGGCCGTGTCACCGGAACTGGAAGCCGGCGACGTGGTGTTCTTTCACTGCAACACGCTGCATTCGGCGGGCAAGAACATCAGCGATCAGGTGAAGTATTCGCTGGTCTACACCTATCACGGCGCGAGCAACGTGCCGCTGCCCGGAACGCGCTCCGCAGCCATGCCGGAAGTCGCGTTCTGA
- a CDS encoding DUF484 family protein — MNERDVADYLIANPDFFADHAEMLATIRLANPHGKAAVSLQERQMEMLRDKNKLLERRLAELLRYGHENDSIASKFNRWTIRVMAERDPYALPRTIANGLRDVFDVPQAALRVWDVAEPYAQAEFARHVGEEVRIFANSLTTPYCGANTGFEAAQWLASSATPAAQSAQAADDSAAATPAAAHATESIALLALRDPEGKEEAPTFGLLVMGSPDPRRFHDGMATDFLTQIGALASAALSRLLPH, encoded by the coding sequence ATGAACGAACGCGACGTCGCCGACTATCTGATTGCCAACCCCGACTTCTTCGCCGACCACGCGGAAATGCTCGCCACGATCCGGCTGGCGAATCCGCACGGCAAGGCCGCCGTGTCGTTGCAGGAGCGGCAGATGGAAATGCTGCGTGACAAGAACAAGCTGCTCGAACGCCGGCTCGCCGAACTGCTGCGCTACGGGCACGAGAACGACAGCATCGCGTCGAAATTCAACCGCTGGACTATCCGCGTGATGGCGGAGCGCGACCCGTACGCATTGCCGCGCACGATCGCGAACGGCCTGCGCGACGTTTTCGACGTGCCGCAAGCCGCGCTGCGCGTGTGGGATGTGGCCGAGCCCTACGCGCAAGCCGAGTTCGCGCGCCACGTCGGCGAGGAGGTGCGCATTTTTGCCAACAGCCTGACCACACCTTACTGCGGCGCCAATACGGGTTTCGAGGCGGCACAGTGGCTTGCGTCTTCCGCGACGCCCGCTGCTCAATCCGCTCAGGCCGCGGACGACAGCGCCGCCGCGACGCCAGCCGCCGCGCATGCCACCGAGTCCATCGCGCTGCTCGCGCTGCGCGACCCCGAAGGCAAGGAAGAGGCGCCCACATTCGGCTTGCTGGTCATGGGCTCGCCCGACCCGCGCCGCTTCCACGACGGCATGGCCACCGACTTCCTGACGCAGATCGGTGCGCTCGCCAGCGCGGCGTTGAGCCGTCTGCTGCCGCACTGA